The Desmonostoc muscorum LEGE 12446 genome includes a region encoding these proteins:
- the gmk gene encoding guanylate kinase — MIQVLPIQSSATTKESPNPGRLIVLTGPSGVGKGTLMRSLLQRHPQLYYSVSVTTRSPRPGEIDGKNYYFINRSKFEQLIAEGEFLEWAEFTGNYYGTPREAVLNQINSGKLVVLEIELEGARQIRASFPSALSIFILPPSFDELERRIRSRAQDSEEAIARRLHRAQEEIKAADEFDIQIVNDDFQTALNDIEAALFE, encoded by the coding sequence ATGATCCAAGTTTTACCCATCCAGAGTAGCGCTACTACCAAAGAATCTCCAAATCCAGGCAGGTTGATTGTTTTAACTGGCCCCAGTGGGGTCGGTAAAGGCACTTTAATGCGATCGCTCCTCCAGCGTCATCCCCAACTGTATTATTCGGTGTCCGTGACGACTCGTTCTCCCCGTCCAGGGGAAATTGATGGCAAAAATTATTACTTTATTAACCGCAGTAAGTTTGAACAATTAATTGCTGAAGGTGAATTTTTAGAATGGGCAGAATTTACTGGTAACTATTACGGCACTCCCCGTGAAGCTGTGCTTAACCAAATTAATTCTGGCAAGTTGGTAGTGCTAGAAATTGAGTTAGAAGGAGCAAGACAAATTCGTGCTTCCTTCCCCAGTGCCTTGAGCATTTTTATTTTACCGCCTTCTTTTGACGAATTGGAGAGACGGATACGCTCTCGCGCTCAAGACTCAGAAGAAGCGATCGCTCGTCGTCTACACCGCGCCCAAGAAGAAATTAAGGCCGCAGATGAATTTGATATTCAAATCGTTAATGACGATTTTCAAACTGCTTTAAATGACATTGAAGCGGCTTTATT
- the remA gene encoding extracellular matrix/biofilm regulator RemA — MDIQLINIGFGNIVSANRVVAIVSPESAPIKRIITDARDRGQLIDATYGRRTRAVIITDSSHVILSAIQPETVANRFVISRDHQTVDN; from the coding sequence ATGGATATTCAGTTAATCAACATCGGCTTTGGTAACATTGTGTCTGCCAACCGAGTAGTTGCCATTGTCAGTCCAGAGTCTGCCCCGATTAAACGGATTATTACCGATGCACGGGACAGAGGTCAACTGATTGATGCAACTTACGGTCGTCGGACTAGGGCTGTAATTATCACCGATTCCAGCCACGTAATTCTGTCAGCGATTCAGCCGGAAACGGTAGCGAATCGCTTTGTGATTTCCCGCGATCACCAGACTGTAGATAATTGA
- a CDS encoding pentapeptide repeat-containing protein, whose protein sequence is MANQEHLEILRQGVQSWNDWREDNPEVIPDLEWADLSRVDLSWANLSGAKLKETKLIETNLNNANLSGADLSRADLIQTKLSGANLSGAKLISAYLSKLDLSNTNLQNATFSGFNLSEFNFSGVELSQAKFIKADLSGADLSGAKLGGAELIGANLEQANLSKANLKEAKLKGANLFKANLEKADLRNSDLSDAFMIGANLKDAKVEGATWNQVQLITKPPKINDIERCIYDEEKNDEEKKEASKNKLTKLSEVNGSKKLAEVIGKIEVELQKENNEILLNLSSEQLKALINLAFIVSMKREEARYPQFKIYVPQNNFQINNDNNALAMEFNEPIDLLENDFNNLHRMSSGIPPKPYALIIDTEQKDKLCAKGFIRIENIGFYSSSNQYTIRDHRLGLTLSIKNPGVLNVLHYPSPTWVTHLRLRDGKVYVNYDCILNPVANKIFIQILESLNKNGSEKNDSSENHSKNKYTNFQLIRDIWSYILRLAVEFGHGGTFIILPNDKIEKLSAIKHKIKNPNLGKLILDLENKKVNPSNEKQNQEQELQLLYQQIFDSARAIAQLSTVDGPVVLNRHLRLLGFGGETRVKDDSPNVEHIYIRLNPQSNSLEMDGEWESQQFGTRHNSAARVCASISGAAAFVVSQDGDIREFLNLNQLFDQSQGNQSQGEKKEIKQLCKQIKDKFGNNVDLSKKKICGVCGPLSPLWLPPFPDFVIRSEKSSMSGHD, encoded by the coding sequence ATGGCAAATCAAGAGCATTTAGAAATCCTGCGACAAGGTGTACAAAGTTGGAATGACTGGAGAGAGGATAACCCTGAAGTAATACCTGACCTCGAATGGGCTGACCTCAGTAGGGTTGACCTCAGTTGGGCTAACCTCAGTGGGGCTAAGCTCAAAGAGACTAAGCTCATTGAGACTAACCTCAATAATGCTAACCTCAGTGGGGCTGACCTCAGTAGGGCTGACCTCATTCAGACTAAACTCAGCGGGGCTAACCTCAGTGGGGCTAAGCTCATTAGCGCTTACCTCAGTAAGCTTGACCTCAGTAATACAAACCTCCAAAACGCTACCTTCAGTGGGTTTAACCTCAGTGAGTTTAACTTCAGTGGGGTTGAACTTAGTCAGGCTAAGTTCATCAAGGCTGACCTCAGTGGGGCTGACCTCAGTGGGGCTAAACTCGGTGGGGCTGAACTCATTGGAGCTAATTTAGAACAAGCTAATCTGTCCAAGGCTAATTTAAAAGAAGCCAAGCTGAAAGGAGCTAATCTGTTCAAGGCTAATCTAGAAAAAGCCGACTTAAGAAATAGCGACCTAAGTGATGCGTTTATGATTGGAGCTAATTTGAAGGACGCTAAAGTAGAAGGTGCTACTTGGAATCAAGTTCAATTAATTACAAAACCTCCAAAAATTAATGATATAGAAAGATGTATTTATGATGAAGAAAAAAATGATGAAGAAAAAAAAGAAGCAAGTAAAAATAAACTCACAAAGTTAAGCGAAGTAAATGGATCAAAAAAACTAGCTGAAGTAATTGGAAAAATTGAGGTAGAGTTGCAAAAGGAAAATAATGAAATTTTACTGAATTTATCATCAGAACAACTGAAAGCCCTAATTAATTTAGCTTTTATAGTCAGCATGAAAAGGGAAGAAGCTAGATATCCGCAATTTAAAATATATGTCCCTCAAAATAATTTTCAAATCAATAATGACAATAACGCACTAGCTATGGAGTTCAACGAACCTATTGACTTATTGGAGAACGATTTTAATAATCTTCACCGTATGAGTTCTGGCATTCCACCAAAACCTTATGCATTAATTATTGACACTGAACAAAAGGATAAACTTTGTGCTAAAGGATTCATCAGAATTGAAAATATCGGTTTTTACTCTTCTTCTAACCAATATACAATTAGAGATCATCGTTTAGGACTTACTTTAAGTATTAAAAATCCAGGTGTGTTAAACGTTTTACACTATCCTAGTCCAACATGGGTAACACACTTAAGATTACGAGATGGAAAAGTTTATGTTAACTATGACTGTATTCTAAATCCGGTGGCTAATAAAATATTTATCCAGATTCTTGAATCTCTTAATAAGAATGGTTCTGAGAAGAATGATTCTTCTGAAAATCATTCCAAGAATAAATATACTAATTTTCAATTAATTCGAGATATTTGGAGTTACATTCTTAGACTGGCTGTCGAATTTGGTCACGGTGGTACATTTATTATTCTACCTAATGATAAGATAGAAAAACTCTCAGCTATTAAACATAAAATAAAAAACCCTAATTTAGGAAAACTTATTCTTGATCTGGAAAATAAAAAGGTAAATCCAAGCAATGAAAAACAAAATCAAGAGCAAGAGCTTCAATTGTTATATCAACAAATATTTGATAGTGCGCGTGCAATAGCGCAGTTATCTACTGTTGACGGTCCTGTGGTGCTGAATCGACACTTGCGCTTGCTTGGTTTTGGAGGAGAAACTAGAGTCAAGGATGATAGCCCAAATGTTGAACATATTTATATAAGACTAAATCCTCAATCAAATAGTTTAGAGATGGATGGTGAATGGGAGAGTCAACAATTTGGTACACGACATAACTCTGCTGCCAGAGTTTGCGCTTCTATATCTGGAGCAGCAGCTTTTGTTGTGTCACAAGACGGAGATATCCGAGAATTCCTGAACCTTAACCAATTATTTGATCAAAGCCAGGGTAATCAGAGTCAGGGTGAGAAGAAGGAAATCAAACAGCTATGTAAACAAATTAAGGATAAGTTTGGGAATAATGTAGATCTTTCTAAAAAGAAAATTTGTGGAGTCTGTGGACCTTTAAGCCCTCTATGGTTACCTCCCTTTCCCGATTTTGTTATCCGAAGCGAAAAGTCAAGTATGTCAGGGCATGATTAG
- a CDS encoding CBASS cGAMP-activated phospholipase, translated as MSNIQTDKISHHAESEEKVFKVLSIDGGGIKGLYSAMILERFEKKFQCHLADYFDLICGNSTGGLIALALSLKVEASKIAQLYYSQGEKIFKKQGRLEAFFRQFIYGGKHQNEELEKALRDIFRDKTISESYCLLCIPAFSLTDGRPFIFKYDHPEGNLSRDNETKYIDVALATSAAPTYLPVVQIQEQHNKQFIDGGVYANNPTLIGVVEALNYFVGSNKKFSRLMVMSISSLAVSTGKPLLLKRNRALIDWKQDLISPFAEGQSYLVDYMVKTLAQNSILSFEYVRIPSIGLSPEQSLIITLDNTTKDVLDLIKGFGDDQGLFYEKKPEVEKFFQQQKQYIIRS; from the coding sequence ATGAGCAATATTCAGACTGACAAAATTAGTCATCATGCTGAAAGTGAAGAAAAGGTATTTAAAGTTTTGTCAATTGATGGTGGAGGAATTAAAGGCCTTTATTCAGCGATGATCTTAGAAAGATTTGAAAAAAAATTTCAATGCCATCTTGCTGACTATTTTGATTTAATATGTGGAAACTCAACAGGCGGCTTAATCGCATTAGCATTGTCTCTTAAAGTGGAAGCTAGCAAAATAGCTCAGTTATATTATAGCCAAGGTGAAAAAATCTTTAAAAAACAAGGTAGACTGGAAGCTTTTTTTAGACAATTTATATATGGTGGTAAGCATCAGAATGAAGAATTAGAAAAAGCGTTACGAGACATTTTTAGAGACAAAACTATTTCTGAATCTTATTGCTTATTGTGTATACCAGCATTCTCCTTAACTGACGGTAGACCATTTATTTTCAAATATGATCATCCTGAAGGTAATTTAAGCAGAGATAACGAAACAAAATATATTGATGTTGCTTTAGCAACAAGTGCTGCGCCAACATATTTGCCAGTTGTGCAAATACAAGAGCAACATAACAAACAATTTATTGATGGGGGAGTCTACGCAAATAATCCAACACTTATTGGGGTTGTAGAAGCTCTCAACTATTTTGTTGGTTCTAACAAAAAATTTTCTCGGTTAATGGTTATGTCTATCTCGTCATTAGCAGTGAGTACTGGTAAGCCTCTTCTTTTAAAGAGAAACCGAGCTTTAATAGATTGGAAACAAGATTTGATTTCACCTTTTGCGGAAGGTCAATCATATCTTGTTGATTATATGGTTAAAACACTCGCTCAAAATTCTATTCTTTCTTTTGAATATGTCAGAATTCCGAGCATAGGGCTTTCTCCAGAACAATCATTAATAATTACATTAGACAATACGACAAAAGATGTATTAGATTTAATAAAAGGTTTTGGAGACGATCAGGGACTTTTCTACGAGAAAAAACCTGAAGTAGAAAAATTTTTCCAGCAGCAGAAGCAGTATATTATAAGAAGCTAA
- a CDS encoding type II toxin-antitoxin system Phd/YefM family antitoxin: MINLSKDIHSLTEFKRNTTEFLQRIKETKHPLVLTINGKAELVVQDAESYQELLDAAELVETLKGIKLGLEQMQEGKGKKAEDFFYELFDKLDSFQ, translated from the coding sequence ATGATAAACCTTTCAAAAGACATACATTCTCTTACCGAGTTTAAACGTAATACGACTGAGTTTTTGCAGCGTATTAAGGAAACAAAACATCCCTTGGTTTTAACTATCAATGGAAAAGCAGAGCTAGTTGTTCAAGATGCAGAATCTTATCAGGAACTTTTAGATGCTGCTGAGTTAGTAGAAACTTTAAAGGGTATTAAACTTGGTTTGGAACAAATGCAGGAAGGAAAAGGGAAAAAAGCGGAAGATTTTTTTTATGAACTGTTTGATAAACTAGACAGTTTTCAATGA
- a CDS encoding transglutaminase TgpA family protein: MNRFWRLPVNNFRQQNTQGSPLTEVENSISLRVLVLALVILGIVATDIAAETSFSIWALPLSVVGAIWSYYRRGDRNVAVKFCIAIGMLIALGTFFGRLVTELNDTRLGLAELLIQLQVLHSFDTPRRKNLGYSIVIGLILLGVAATLSQTLAFAPVLLLFLAIALPTLILDYRSRLGLQPLKTQKENTPKEKFSNLNFKFLIVNFFVIVGLGLAIFAVLPRLPGYQLRTFPVSPPIDIKGNFTGRGIINRGYVREGNGNNQGDATGQNKTGQPGKVDNNFYYGFNSEINQNLRGEMKPKVVMRVRSQAEGFWRVLGFDRYTGKGWEVSRKEDVTTIRRSPWSYQIFIPPPLITGKTQEVVQTYTVVSDLPNLIPAMANPKEIYFPTPMIAVDKEDGLRSPVELSEGVTYTVVSEVPYRDRTLLGQTSTKYPQDIKKHYLQIPPEIAEKVRQRTEEILAKYNQNRVAKSSKNLDSAYEKALYLAQYLKQYYSIPQNPLELPYLDEKEDLVEAFLFKYKGGYPDHFSTVLTVMLRSIGIPARLVAGFSPGEFNPFTGMYVVRNTDAYVMTEVYFPKYGWFAFDPIPNHPLIPPSIEDTETFSVLRQFWQWIAGWLPSPVTGLLNNVFGTIFSWIGRAIAWFIALFSQGWFGVLTGLILGTTIAFFGWLGWGQWREWRNRRWLKKLPAMESLYQQMLQWTAQKGLGKHPAQTPLEYAKVSYQHHPSTTAEVIDEICQAYVSWRYGGHPPNLKRLRESWQGLKKGTGDRAK, from the coding sequence ATGAATCGGTTTTGGCGTCTCCCTGTAAATAATTTCAGGCAGCAAAATACACAGGGTTCGCCTTTGACAGAAGTGGAAAATTCAATTTCCTTACGGGTGCTGGTGCTAGCGTTGGTTATTTTGGGAATTGTGGCGACAGATATCGCCGCGGAGACTTCATTCAGTATTTGGGCGTTACCCCTGAGTGTAGTGGGTGCGATTTGGAGTTACTATCGTCGCGGCGATCGCAATGTTGCTGTAAAGTTCTGCATCGCTATCGGAATGTTAATAGCGCTGGGTACTTTCTTTGGGCGGTTAGTGACAGAGTTGAATGATACGCGGTTGGGTTTGGCAGAGTTATTAATTCAACTACAGGTGTTGCACAGCTTTGATACACCCCGCCGCAAAAATTTGGGTTATTCGATTGTCATCGGATTGATTTTATTGGGTGTGGCTGCAACGCTGAGTCAGACTTTAGCATTTGCACCTGTGTTGCTGTTATTTTTAGCGATCGCTCTCCCAACGTTAATATTAGATTATCGCTCACGCTTGGGTTTGCAGCCATTAAAAACACAAAAAGAAAACACCCCAAAAGAGAAATTCTCAAATTTAAATTTTAAATTTTTAATTGTTAACTTTTTTGTAATTGTCGGTCTCGGACTGGCAATTTTTGCTGTTTTACCCAGGTTACCTGGCTACCAATTACGTACTTTTCCTGTAAGTCCTCCAATTGATATCAAAGGCAATTTTACAGGACGTGGCATTATCAATCGCGGTTATGTCCGCGAAGGTAATGGTAATAATCAAGGTGATGCTACAGGACAGAATAAAACTGGGCAACCAGGAAAAGTAGATAATAATTTTTACTACGGTTTCAATAGCGAAATTAACCAAAACCTGCGGGGTGAGATGAAACCCAAGGTTGTGATGCGAGTGCGATCGCAAGCTGAGGGTTTTTGGCGAGTTTTGGGATTTGACCGTTATACAGGTAAAGGATGGGAAGTTTCTCGTAAAGAAGATGTTACCACCATCAGGCGATCGCCTTGGTCTTACCAAATTTTTATTCCCCCACCTCTGATTACTGGTAAAACTCAAGAAGTAGTACAAACTTATACAGTGGTGTCGGATTTGCCGAATTTAATTCCAGCAATGGCTAATCCCAAGGAAATTTACTTTCCCACACCAATGATCGCAGTTGATAAAGAAGACGGGTTGCGATCGCCTGTGGAATTATCAGAAGGTGTGACTTATACAGTAGTTTCCGAAGTACCATACCGCGATCGGACTTTGTTAGGTCAAACTTCTACTAAATATCCCCAAGATATTAAAAAGCATTATCTCCAAATCCCGCCCGAAATTGCCGAAAAAGTCCGGCAACGCACCGAAGAAATCCTCGCCAAGTACAATCAAAACCGGGTAGCAAAGTCTTCTAAAAACCTAGATTCAGCTTATGAAAAGGCTCTTTATTTAGCTCAATACCTAAAGCAATACTACTCTATTCCGCAAAATCCCTTAGAACTACCTTATTTAGATGAAAAAGAAGACTTGGTAGAAGCTTTTTTATTCAAGTACAAAGGAGGCTATCCAGACCACTTTTCCACAGTTCTCACGGTGATGCTGCGTTCCATTGGCATTCCGGCGCGGTTAGTGGCGGGATTTAGTCCGGGAGAGTTTAATCCATTCACGGGGATGTATGTTGTCCGTAATACAGACGCCTACGTGATGACGGAAGTGTATTTCCCTAAATATGGCTGGTTTGCCTTTGATCCAATTCCCAATCATCCCTTGATACCCCCGTCAATTGAAGATACTGAAACTTTTAGCGTCCTGCGGCAATTTTGGCAGTGGATTGCTGGATGGTTACCTTCTCCGGTGACAGGTTTATTGAATAATGTATTTGGGACAATATTTAGCTGGATTGGTAGAGCGATCGCTTGGTTTATCGCTTTATTCTCTCAAGGTTGGTTCGGTGTATTGACTGGCTTAATTTTGGGTACTACCATAGCTTTCTTCGGTTGGCTGGGTTGGGGACAGTGGCGCGAGTGGCGCAATCGCCGATGGTTAAAGAAATTGCCAGCGATGGAAAGCCTTTATCAACAAATGCTGCAATGGACAGCGCAAAAAGGTTTGGGTAAACATCCAGCACAAACACCGCTAGAGTATGCCAAAGTTTCATACCAACATCATCCCTCAACAACTGCTGAGGTAATAGATGAAATTTGTCAAGCTTATGTTAGCTGGCGTTATGGTGGACATCCACCTAATTTGAAACGGCTGCGAGAAAGCTGGCAAGGTTTGAAAAAGGGGACTGGCGATCGGGCAAAATAA
- a CDS encoding PatU, which translates to MNSDSESLQNECLYWLLTGNVKNCEYPSLECEENDGVKNLLKEATGSKNSEPKLRGTPQTFQLGEIPTVQDRFQAILKRRLQIQIQDQPPLFPWETQLTDYPDFVDEPSMTLVPTWGWMAQQSKLNLPIPLPERVFRQLLEQCQALVTSSVPLGAKLVQVVENFFPNESQALNDIAGLVLRSTYRSVNTLDKMPDIQNDYSDLQPRQQMALSLLAAKQLLENLTLPLSAASPVVERQWLTSVGTLNIRVEYQSLGKLTKLLVQADLPVKGTLTLRGSGTLAMTTSSSSGYLSVDLGCEQLNPIYTLEVEFPEIDEQPLLFVINPTM; encoded by the coding sequence ATGAATAGTGACTCAGAATCCTTACAAAACGAGTGTCTCTATTGGTTATTGACAGGTAATGTCAAAAACTGTGAGTATCCCTCGTTAGAATGTGAGGAAAATGACGGGGTAAAAAACCTCTTGAAGGAAGCCACTGGTTCAAAAAACAGTGAGCCAAAATTGAGAGGAACGCCCCAGACCTTTCAACTGGGAGAAATTCCTACTGTGCAAGATCGTTTCCAAGCCATCCTTAAGCGTCGGTTACAAATCCAAATCCAAGATCAGCCACCGTTGTTTCCTTGGGAAACACAATTAACCGACTATCCCGACTTTGTTGATGAGCCATCAATGACACTCGTTCCTACCTGGGGATGGATGGCACAGCAGTCAAAGCTGAATCTGCCGATTCCCCTGCCAGAAAGAGTTTTCCGGCAATTGCTAGAACAGTGTCAGGCGTTGGTTACATCTTCAGTGCCACTGGGGGCAAAATTAGTTCAAGTGGTGGAGAACTTTTTCCCCAACGAATCTCAGGCACTAAATGACATAGCTGGACTGGTGCTAAGAAGCACCTATCGTTCTGTGAATACTCTGGACAAAATGCCCGATATTCAGAACGATTATTCAGATTTACAACCCCGGCAACAGATGGCTTTGTCATTGCTGGCGGCTAAACAATTGCTGGAAAATCTGACTCTACCACTTTCAGCGGCTAGTCCAGTGGTAGAAAGACAATGGCTAACCAGTGTCGGTACTTTAAACATTAGAGTAGAGTACCAATCTCTAGGTAAACTTACCAAGTTACTTGTTCAAGCTGATTTACCCGTTAAAGGAACTTTGACATTGCGAGGAAGTGGCACCTTAGCAATGACAACATCTTCGAGTTCCGGATACCTAAGTGTAGATTTAGGCTGCGAGCAACTTAATCCAATTTATACCCTGGAAGTTGAGTTTCCAGAAATAGATGAACAACCTTTGTTGTTTGTGATTAATCCCACAATGTAG
- the hetZ gene encoding heterocyst differentiation protein HetZ, translating into MNSAATATIPSATFLGENSIGVEVIFQLLSREFQQSTKASEQNCHDVARRITSEVYRICSESKRIQASGAVESSALTLARHRLQQCLRYYQLGSNRGRVELHSTLSAIIYRYINPPQKQLSYQGRLTIIEDFLQSFYLEALNAFRRENQLGATYRPQTLLELSEYMAFTERYGKRRIPLPGRQQQLIILRAQTFSQQQPPETSVDIEQAAEGSNSEADGWEEPAIQQLRSTMATQTEPEPEEDTLRSVVITELMNYLEQRQQSDCADYFSLRLQDLSAQEIESVLGLTSRQRDYLQQRFKYHLIRFALLHRWELVHEWLEASLHTNLGLTPQQWQAYTTQLDDKQRSLLELKQQGQADEKIAKTLGLSMAQLQKRWFKILEQAWEIRNSLVSGSGASTHE; encoded by the coding sequence ATGAATTCAGCCGCAACCGCAACTATTCCATCTGCAACTTTTCTGGGAGAAAATTCTATTGGTGTGGAGGTGATCTTTCAACTCCTGTCCAGGGAGTTCCAGCAATCAACCAAAGCTTCGGAACAAAATTGTCATGATGTGGCAAGACGAATTACCAGCGAAGTCTATCGGATTTGCAGTGAAAGCAAACGAATCCAAGCTTCCGGGGCTGTGGAAAGCTCGGCACTCACCCTCGCTCGACATCGGCTGCAACAGTGTCTCAGGTACTATCAGTTGGGTTCAAATCGGGGCAGGGTAGAATTACACAGTACTTTGAGCGCTATTATTTATCGTTACATTAATCCTCCTCAGAAGCAATTGAGCTATCAAGGGCGGCTGACTATAATTGAAGATTTTCTACAAAGTTTTTATCTGGAAGCATTGAACGCTTTCCGGCGAGAAAATCAACTCGGTGCCACTTATCGGCCACAAACGCTTCTGGAATTGTCTGAGTACATGGCATTTACCGAGCGCTATGGTAAGCGGCGAATTCCCTTACCAGGCCGTCAGCAGCAGCTAATTATCCTGCGAGCGCAAACTTTCTCCCAACAGCAACCCCCCGAAACCAGCGTAGACATAGAACAAGCCGCAGAAGGTAGCAATAGTGAAGCCGACGGTTGGGAAGAACCAGCCATTCAGCAATTGCGCTCCACAATGGCAACCCAAACAGAACCGGAACCTGAAGAAGACACCTTGCGTTCTGTTGTGATTACCGAATTAATGAATTATCTCGAACAACGGCAACAATCTGACTGTGCTGATTATTTTTCGCTTCGTCTTCAAGATCTATCAGCACAAGAAATTGAATCGGTTTTGGGCTTAACCTCTCGTCAGAGAGATTACTTACAGCAGCGCTTCAAGTATCATCTAATTCGATTCGCCTTGTTGCACCGTTGGGAATTAGTTCACGAATGGCTCGAAGCTTCATTGCATACCAACTTGGGCTTAACTCCCCAGCAATGGCAAGCATACACAACGCAGTTGGACGATAAACAGCGGTCTTTACTAGAGTTGAAGCAACAAGGACAAGCCGATGAAAAAATAGCTAAAACTTTAGGGCTGTCAATGGCACAACTACAGAAACGCTGGTTTAAGATTCTGGAACAAGCTTGGGAAATTCGTAACTCATTAGTGTCCGGATCAGGTGCATCTACTCATGAATAG
- the sds gene encoding solanesyl diphosphate synthase has product MTPATSLFTPVEADLRQLADNLKQLVGNRHPILFAAAEHLFGAGGKRIRPAIVLLISRATMLEQEITPRHRRLAEITEMIHTASLVHDDVVDESDVRRGVATVHSLFGNRIAILAGDFLFAQSSWYLANLDNLEVVKLLSEVIMDLATGEIQQGLNRFDAGISIETYLQKSYYKTASLIANSSKAAGLLSEVSRETVEHLYSYGRDLGIAFQIVDDILDFTSTTDTLGKPVASDLKSGNLTAPVLFALAEKPYLEVLIEREFAQEGDLEQALALIQDSQGIQQARELAAHHTKLAIEHLAVLPPSESQQALINIADYALSRLY; this is encoded by the coding sequence ATGACCCCAGCCACCTCCCTGTTTACCCCTGTGGAAGCAGACCTGCGACAACTAGCAGATAACCTCAAACAGCTAGTTGGAAATCGCCACCCCATTTTGTTTGCAGCAGCCGAACATTTATTCGGAGCTGGGGGAAAGCGTATCAGGCCAGCAATTGTCTTGCTAATATCGCGGGCAACAATGTTAGAGCAAGAAATCACCCCGCGTCATCGCCGCTTAGCTGAGATTACCGAAATGATTCATACAGCAAGCTTGGTACACGATGATGTGGTAGATGAATCAGACGTGCGGCGAGGCGTTGCCACCGTTCATAGTTTGTTTGGTAACCGCATTGCCATATTAGCAGGAGATTTTCTCTTTGCCCAATCTTCATGGTATTTAGCAAACTTAGACAATTTGGAGGTGGTGAAACTGCTCTCAGAAGTGATTATGGATCTAGCTACTGGGGAGATTCAGCAGGGATTGAATCGTTTTGATGCTGGTATCTCTATTGAAACTTACCTCCAAAAGAGTTATTACAAAACAGCTTCGTTAATTGCTAATAGTTCCAAAGCCGCTGGGTTACTCAGTGAAGTGTCTCGAGAAACTGTTGAGCATCTGTATAGCTATGGTCGTGACCTTGGCATAGCATTTCAAATTGTTGATGACATTCTAGATTTCACCAGTACAACAGATACCTTGGGTAAACCAGTGGCATCGGATCTTAAAAGTGGTAATCTGACTGCACCGGTTTTATTTGCTTTAGCGGAAAAACCATACTTGGAAGTGCTGATTGAAAGAGAATTTGCTCAAGAAGGGGATTTAGAGCAAGCATTAGCACTGATTCAAGATAGCCAGGGTATACAGCAAGCGCGAGAATTAGCTGCTCATCATACTAAATTGGCAATTGAACATCTTGCAGTTCTGCCGCCGTCAGAGTCCCAGCAGGCATTGATTAACATAGCTGACTATGCACTGAGTCGGCTTTATTAA